In Pseudomonas sp. Leaf58, one DNA window encodes the following:
- a CDS encoding HDOD domain-containing protein, translating into MPPQPQIMVDLQFEQYMPDPDLETIAKLISQDPGLSGALLKLVNSAQFGLSNKIGSIQRAVNLLGSRSIINLINAQSIKGEMSDETIVTLNRFWDTAQDVAMTCLTLAKRTGMQAADEAYTLGLFHDCGVPLMLKRFPNYMDVLEEAYAKAGEDTRVVDTENRAFNTNHSVVGYFTAKSWRLPEHLSAAIANHHNALAVFRDESCRNTQSQLKNLLAVLKMAEHICASYRVLGNQAVDHEWNVVGPLVLDYIGLSEYDFENLKQNIRELGGH; encoded by the coding sequence ATTCCGCCGCAACCGCAGATCATGGTCGACCTGCAGTTCGAGCAGTACATGCCCGACCCTGACCTGGAAACCATCGCCAAGCTGATTTCCCAAGACCCGGGCCTTTCAGGGGCTTTGCTCAAACTGGTCAACTCCGCGCAGTTTGGCCTTTCCAACAAGATTGGCTCGATCCAGCGCGCGGTGAACCTGCTGGGCAGTCGTTCGATCATCAACCTGATCAATGCCCAGTCGATCAAGGGTGAGATGAGCGACGAGACCATCGTCACCCTCAACCGCTTCTGGGATACCGCCCAGGATGTGGCGATGACTTGCCTGACATTGGCCAAGCGTACCGGTATGCAGGCGGCAGACGAGGCCTACACCCTTGGCCTGTTCCATGACTGTGGCGTGCCGCTGATGCTCAAGCGCTTCCCCAACTACATGGATGTACTGGAGGAGGCCTACGCCAAGGCCGGCGAGGATACCCGCGTGGTCGACACCGAAAACCGTGCGTTCAATACCAACCATTCGGTGGTTGGTTACTTCACCGCCAAGTCCTGGCGCCTGCCCGAGCACCTCAGTGCAGCCATCGCCAACCACCATAATGCCCTGGCGGTGTTCCGCGACGAGAGCTGCCGCAATACTCAGAGCCAGCTGAAAAACCTGTTGGCGGTGCTGAAGATGGCCGAGCACATCTGTGCGTCCTACCGGGTACTGGGTAACCAGGCCGTGGACCACGAATGGAATGTGGTCGGCCCGCTGGTGCTCGACTACATTGGCTTGTCGGAATACGACTTCGAAAACCTCAAGCAGAACATTCGTGAGCTGGGCGGGCACTGA
- a CDS encoding YfhL family 4Fe-4S dicluster ferredoxin, with the protein MSLIITDDCINCDVCEPECPNEAISQGEEIYVIDPNLCTQCVGHYDEPQCQQVCPVDCIPLDEAHPETEEQLMAKYRRITGKA; encoded by the coding sequence ATGTCCCTGATCATCACCGACGATTGCATCAACTGCGACGTCTGCGAACCCGAGTGCCCGAACGAGGCCATCTCCCAAGGCGAAGAGATCTACGTGATCGACCCTAACCTGTGCACCCAGTGCGTGGGCCATTACGACGAGCCGCAATGCCAGCAAGTCTGCCCGGTCGACTGCATTCCGTTGGATGAAGCGCACCCGGAAACCGAAGAACAGCTGATGGCCAAGTACCGTCGGATTACCGGCAAGGCCTGA
- a CDS encoding TetR/AcrR family transcriptional regulator has translation MAPRMKTRERIVQNSLELFNQQGERSVSTNHIAAHMEISPGNLYYHFPNKQAIIALLFSQYEELVDSFLRPPQGRTATVEDKRFYLKALLAAMWNYRFLHRDLEHLLDSDLELAARYRRFSERCLRQGQAIYRGFVEAGILAMGPAQIESLTINAWIVLTSWVRFLSTTREHSAHLGEEAFKRGVYQVLVLELGFVTDNARNAVDALCQEFHVPFNQALEQ, from the coding sequence ATGGCCCCGCGCATGAAGACCCGAGAGCGCATCGTGCAGAACAGCCTGGAGCTGTTCAACCAGCAGGGCGAACGCAGCGTCAGTACCAACCACATTGCCGCGCACATGGAAATATCGCCCGGCAATTTGTATTACCACTTTCCCAACAAGCAGGCGATCATCGCCCTGTTGTTCAGCCAGTACGAAGAGCTGGTGGACAGCTTTTTGCGCCCGCCGCAAGGCCGCACGGCGACCGTGGAGGACAAGCGTTTCTACCTGAAGGCCTTGCTGGCAGCGATGTGGAACTACCGTTTCCTGCACCGCGACCTGGAGCATTTGCTGGACAGCGACCTGGAGCTGGCCGCCCGATACCGGCGCTTTTCCGAGCGCTGCCTGCGCCAGGGCCAGGCGATCTACCGCGGCTTCGTCGAGGCAGGGATTCTGGCCATGGGGCCGGCGCAGATCGAATCGCTGACCATCAACGCCTGGATCGTGCTGACGTCCTGGGTACGTTTTCTCAGCACCACGCGAGAACATTCCGCGCACCTGGGTGAAGAAGCCTTCAAGCGCGGCGTCTACCAAGTACTGGTGCTGGAGCTTGGCTTTGTCACCGACAACGCTCGCAATGCCGTGGACGCCCTGTGCCAGGAATTCCATGTACCGTTCAACCAGGCTCTGGAGCAGTAG
- the mutM gene encoding bifunctional DNA-formamidopyrimidine glycosylase/DNA-(apurinic or apyrimidinic site) lyase, protein MPELPEVETTRRGISPHLVGQRVSRVVVRDRRLRWPIPEDLDVRLSGQRIISVERRAKYLLINAEVGTLISHLGMSGNLRLVELGLPAAKHEHVDIELESGLMLRYTDPRRFGAMLWSLDPLNHELLLRLGPEPLTDLFDGERLFQLSRGRSMAVKPFIMDNAIVVGVGNIYATEALFAAGIDPRREAGGISRARYLKLAIEIKRVLAAAIEQGGTTLRDFIGGDGQPGYFQQELFVYGRGGQPCKVCGTELREVKLGQRASVFCPRCQR, encoded by the coding sequence ATGCCGGAATTACCCGAAGTAGAAACCACCCGGCGCGGTATCTCACCGCACCTGGTGGGCCAGCGCGTCAGCCGAGTGGTGGTGCGTGACCGGCGCTTGCGCTGGCCAATCCCTGAAGACCTCGATGTACGCTTGTCGGGGCAGCGCATCATCAGTGTGGAGCGGCGCGCGAAGTACCTGTTGATCAATGCCGAGGTCGGCACCCTGATCAGCCACTTAGGCATGTCGGGCAACCTGCGACTGGTCGAGTTGGGCTTGCCGGCGGCCAAGCACGAGCACGTCGACATCGAGCTGGAGTCGGGGTTGATGCTGCGTTACACCGACCCACGCCGCTTTGGCGCGATGCTGTGGAGCCTGGACCCGCTGAACCACGAACTGCTGCTGCGCTTGGGCCCGGAGCCGTTAACCGATCTGTTCGATGGCGAACGGCTGTTCCAGCTGTCGCGTGGGCGGTCGATGGCGGTCAAGCCGTTCATCATGGACAACGCGATAGTGGTGGGGGTGGGCAACATCTACGCTACCGAGGCGTTATTCGCCGCGGGTATCGACCCGCGGCGCGAAGCGGGCGGGATTTCCCGGGCGCGCTACCTTAAGCTGGCAATCGAGATCAAGCGGGTGTTGGCCGCGGCGATCGAGCAGGGTGGAACCACACTGCGCGACTTTATCGGTGGCGACGGGCAGCCGGGGTACTTCCAGCAGGAATTGTTCGTCTATGGGCGCGGTGGGCAGCCGTGCAAGGTGTGCGGCACGGAGTTGCGCGAGGTGAAACTGGGGCAGAGGGCCAGCGTGTTCTGCCCACGCTGCCAGCGCTAA
- a CDS encoding coniferyl aldehyde dehydrogenase, producing the protein MNSPTALPPVQSDTDLAATFATQRQAFAGNPLPPAAQRRQWLKSLRQALLDGQAELTEAISQDFAGRSADETLLAELLPSVQGLRHAEQHLQRWMRASRRRVGLAFQPARAQVHYQPLGVVGIIVPWNYPLLLAIGPMTCALAAGNRVMLKLSEATPATGQALKQLLQRVFPSDLVSVVLGEVEVGQAFARLPFDHLLFTGATSVGRQVMLAAAQNLTPVTLELGGKSPVIVSADVPLDSAAERIAFGKALNAGQTCVAPDYVLVPRERLEAFSDAYQRAVHRLYPRIADNPDYTAIINLRQLQRLQHLLDDARDKGAQVLDLYPSEARQGRRLPPHLLLGVNDSMQVMQDEIFGPLLPLVPYDSLDQALAYINQRPRPLALYYFGYDRAGQEQVLRHTHSGGVCLNDTLLHVAQDDLPFGGIGPSGMGHYHGHDGFLTFSKTKAVLAKQRFNAARLIYPPYGKALQRLVFKLFIR; encoded by the coding sequence ATGAACTCGCCCACTGCCTTGCCTCCTGTGCAATCCGACACCGACCTGGCGGCGACGTTCGCTACCCAGCGCCAGGCTTTTGCCGGTAACCCGCTGCCACCGGCGGCGCAGCGGCGCCAGTGGCTGAAAAGCCTGCGCCAAGCCTTACTGGACGGCCAGGCTGAACTGACCGAAGCGATCAGCCAAGACTTTGCCGGGCGCAGCGCCGACGAGACCCTGCTGGCCGAGCTGCTGCCGTCGGTACAAGGCCTGCGCCACGCTGAACAGCACCTGCAACGTTGGATGCGCGCCAGCCGGCGCCGCGTGGGCCTGGCCTTTCAACCTGCCCGGGCGCAGGTGCACTATCAACCGTTGGGCGTGGTCGGCATCATCGTGCCGTGGAACTACCCGCTGTTACTCGCCATCGGCCCGATGACCTGCGCCCTGGCCGCCGGCAACCGGGTCATGCTCAAACTCAGTGAAGCCACGCCGGCCACCGGCCAGGCGTTGAAACAGCTACTGCAGCGGGTGTTTCCCAGCGACCTGGTCAGCGTGGTGCTCGGTGAGGTCGAAGTGGGCCAGGCTTTCGCCCGCCTGCCCTTCGACCATCTGCTGTTCACCGGCGCCACCAGCGTAGGGCGCCAGGTGATGCTGGCCGCAGCGCAAAACCTGACCCCAGTCACCCTGGAGCTGGGTGGCAAGTCACCGGTGATTGTCTCGGCCGATGTGCCGTTGGACAGCGCCGCCGAGCGCATCGCCTTCGGCAAGGCCCTCAACGCTGGCCAGACCTGTGTCGCCCCCGATTACGTGCTGGTGCCACGCGAGCGCCTGGAGGCCTTCAGCGACGCCTACCAGCGCGCCGTGCACCGCCTGTACCCGCGCATCGCAGACAACCCCGACTACACCGCCATCATCAACCTTCGCCAGCTACAGCGTTTGCAGCACCTACTGGATGACGCCCGCGACAAAGGTGCGCAGGTGCTCGACTTGTACCCCAGCGAAGCCCGCCAAGGGCGCCGGCTGCCGCCGCATTTGCTGCTGGGGGTCAACGACAGCATGCAGGTGATGCAGGACGAAATTTTCGGCCCGCTGCTGCCGCTGGTGCCCTACGACAGCCTCGACCAAGCGCTGGCCTACATCAACCAGCGCCCTCGCCCGCTGGCGCTGTATTACTTCGGCTATGACCGCGCCGGCCAGGAGCAGGTGCTGCGCCACACCCACTCCGGCGGTGTGTGCTTGAACGACACCCTGCTGCACGTGGCCCAAGATGACTTGCCATTTGGCGGCATCGGCCCCTCCGGCATGGGCCATTACCATGGCCATGACGGGTTCCTGACCTTCAGCAAAACCAAGGCCGTGCTGGCCAAGCAGCGCTTCAACGCCGCACGGCTGATCTACCCGCCTTATGGCAAAGCCTTGCAGCGCCTGGTCTTCAAGCTGTTTATCCGCTAA
- a CDS encoding FMN-dependent NADH-azoreductase: protein MVERILYVCASPRGERSVSTQLAEAFLTALAERRTVEIDRLDPWECELPELEGALLAAKYAGLADAPLSTAQAAAWAQIKALAERFHQADTLVFSAPLWNFGIPYKLKHLIDAISHKGVLFTFDEQGLNGMLGGRRAVAIYTRGLGYGADSQTPDHAFGLEKPFMDTWFRFVGINQVHSVVVERTLGPAGADARATAIEAVTLLAQNIDQDAARTIIVGRNG, encoded by the coding sequence ATGGTTGAACGTATCTTGTATGTTTGCGCCTCACCGAGAGGCGAGCGGTCCGTTTCCACTCAACTTGCCGAAGCGTTCCTGACAGCGCTGGCCGAGCGCAGAACCGTGGAGATTGATCGCCTTGATCCTTGGGAATGTGAGCTTCCCGAACTAGAGGGTGCTTTGCTCGCGGCAAAGTACGCAGGGCTTGCCGATGCCCCACTTTCAACCGCCCAGGCGGCGGCATGGGCGCAGATCAAGGCGCTCGCTGAACGGTTCCACCAGGCCGATACCTTGGTTTTCAGCGCGCCGCTGTGGAATTTCGGTATTCCGTACAAGCTCAAGCATCTGATTGACGCCATTTCGCACAAAGGCGTTTTGTTCACCTTCGATGAGCAAGGGTTGAATGGCATGCTAGGCGGACGTCGAGCGGTTGCGATCTACACCCGCGGGCTCGGTTATGGCGCTGACTCACAGACACCCGACCACGCTTTTGGCCTGGAAAAACCCTTCATGGATACCTGGTTTCGCTTCGTCGGGATAAACCAGGTGCACAGTGTCGTGGTCGAACGGACGCTTGGCCCTGCGGGGGCCGACGCCCGTGCAACTGCCATCGAAGCAGTAACCTTGCTGGCGCAGAACATTGATCAGGATGCGGCCCGTACTATCATTGTGGGCCGCAACGGCTGA
- a CDS encoding LysR family transcriptional regulator: MFDTVLLRSLLAVADSGGFTRAAQRLHLTQSAISAHIKRLESEAGHKLLERTTRSVSLTPAGARLAGYARTILALHDDARASLGAGRRVSGMVLVGLSEEMVKAPIIDCLRRFSVAHPDVEISLKVGLTGELLALLYSGGLDIVLGSRCGDEERGELLWSEPLIWARGPVALATDDATTPIPLAVFSEQCPYRAAAIEALARAGRQWRIVCQSPSAGGLITAVKGGLGITPVTRSTALAAGLQEVPTLPALPQAQFILTSTAKPKRSVALLLTQLRQCASRGEL; this comes from the coding sequence GTGTTCGATACGGTGCTTTTGCGTAGCTTGCTGGCGGTTGCCGACAGCGGTGGTTTCACGCGCGCTGCGCAAAGGCTGCACCTTACGCAGTCGGCAATCAGCGCTCACATCAAGCGGCTGGAGAGTGAAGCTGGGCACAAACTGCTGGAACGTACCACCCGTTCGGTCAGCCTGACGCCAGCAGGCGCCCGCCTGGCCGGCTATGCCCGCACTATCTTGGCGCTGCATGATGATGCTCGCGCGAGCCTTGGGGCAGGCCGTCGAGTTTCAGGCATGGTATTGGTGGGGTTGAGCGAGGAGATGGTGAAAGCACCCATCATCGACTGCCTGCGTCGATTCTCGGTGGCACACCCCGATGTAGAGATTTCCCTGAAAGTCGGCCTGACCGGCGAGCTGCTTGCGCTTCTGTATTCGGGTGGGCTCGATATCGTGTTGGGGAGCCGCTGCGGCGATGAAGAGCGTGGCGAATTGCTTTGGTCCGAGCCGTTGATCTGGGCGAGAGGGCCGGTTGCCCTGGCCACCGATGACGCAACTACCCCAATACCCTTGGCGGTGTTTTCCGAGCAATGCCCCTACCGTGCTGCCGCCATCGAAGCCCTGGCGCGTGCGGGGCGGCAGTGGCGGATCGTTTGCCAGAGCCCAAGTGCCGGAGGGCTGATAACCGCCGTCAAAGGCGGGCTTGGTATAACGCCAGTCACCCGGTCAACCGCACTGGCTGCAGGTTTACAGGAAGTACCAACGCTGCCAGCCCTTCCTCAAGCGCAGTTCATCTTGACGTCAACAGCGAAGCCGAAGCGCTCAGTTGCGCTGCTGCTGACGCAACTGCGTCAATGTGCTTCGCGGGGGGAGCTTTGA
- the coaD gene encoding pantetheine-phosphate adenylyltransferase: MNRVLYPGTFDPITKGHGDLVERASRLFDHVIIAVAASPKKNPLFPLEQRVALAREVTKHLPNVEVIGFSSLLAHFAKEQGANVFLRGLRAVSDFEYEFQLANMNRQLAPDVESLFLTPSERYSFISSTLVREIAALGGDISKFVHPVVADALTERFRK; the protein is encoded by the coding sequence ATGAACCGAGTGTTGTACCCGGGTACTTTCGACCCCATTACCAAAGGCCATGGCGATCTGGTCGAGCGCGCCTCGCGGCTGTTCGATCACGTGATCATCGCGGTGGCGGCCAGCCCCAAGAAGAACCCACTGTTCCCACTGGAGCAACGGGTGGCGCTAGCCCGTGAGGTCACCAAGCACCTGCCCAATGTCGAAGTCATCGGCTTCTCTTCGCTGTTGGCGCATTTCGCCAAGGAACAGGGCGCCAACGTCTTCCTGCGCGGCCTACGTGCGGTGTCCGACTTCGAGTACGAGTTCCAGCTGGCGAACATGAACCGGCAACTGGCACCCGATGTCGAGAGCCTGTTCCTGACGCCGTCAGAACGTTATTCGTTCATTTCCTCGACCTTGGTCCGGGAAATTGCCGCACTGGGTGGTGATATCAGCAAATTTGTCCACCCGGTGGTGGCTGACGCGCTGACCGAACGCTTCAGGAAGTAA
- a CDS encoding class I SAM-dependent rRNA methyltransferase, producing MSLPSLRLKANADRRLRAGHLWVYSNEVDVTATPLQGFQAGQQAVLEAANGKPLGIVALSPNNLICARLLSRDIKLPLDKSLLVHRLNVALSLRERLFDQPCYRLVYGDSDLLPGLVVDRFFDILVVQLASATMEAHKDDVIAALVQVLKPSGILFKNDSAARDAEGLQRYVETVYGEVPDWVPLEENGVKFEAPVREGQKTGWFYDHRMNRARLAPYVKGKRVLDLFSYIGGWGVQAGAFGASEVFCVDASGFALDGVERNAALNGISEKLTCIEGDVFEALRELKAAEERFDVIIADPPAFIKRKKDLKNGEAAYRRLNEQAMRMLNKDGILVSASCSMHLPEDDLNNILLTSARHLDRNMQLLERGGQGPDHPVHPAIAETRYIKSITCRLLPNS from the coding sequence ATGTCCCTGCCCAGCCTTCGCCTCAAAGCCAATGCCGACCGCCGCCTGCGCGCCGGCCACCTGTGGGTCTACAGCAACGAAGTCGACGTCACCGCGACCCCACTGCAAGGCTTCCAGGCCGGCCAGCAGGCCGTTCTCGAGGCGGCCAACGGCAAACCGCTGGGTATCGTCGCCCTGAGCCCGAACAACCTGATCTGCGCCCGCCTGCTGTCGCGCGACATCAAGCTGCCGCTGGACAAATCGCTGCTGGTGCACCGCCTGAACGTCGCCCTGTCCCTGCGCGAGCGCCTGTTCGACCAGCCTTGCTACCGCCTGGTCTACGGCGACTCCGACTTGCTGCCAGGCCTGGTGGTCGACCGCTTCTTCGACATCCTCGTGGTGCAATTGGCCTCGGCCACCATGGAAGCGCATAAAGACGACGTGATCGCGGCCCTGGTACAGGTGCTCAAGCCAAGCGGCATCCTGTTCAAGAACGACTCCGCCGCGCGTGACGCCGAAGGCCTCCAGCGCTATGTCGAAACCGTCTACGGCGAAGTGCCGGACTGGGTGCCGCTGGAAGAGAACGGCGTCAAGTTCGAAGCCCCGGTGCGCGAAGGCCAGAAAACCGGCTGGTTCTATGACCACCGTATGAACCGCGCACGTCTGGCGCCCTACGTTAAAGGTAAACGCGTACTCGACCTGTTCAGCTACATCGGTGGTTGGGGTGTGCAGGCCGGCGCGTTCGGCGCCAGCGAAGTGTTCTGTGTCGATGCCTCGGGCTTCGCCTTGGATGGCGTGGAGCGTAACGCCGCGCTGAACGGCATCAGCGAGAAGCTGACCTGCATCGAAGGCGACGTTTTCGAAGCGCTGCGCGAGCTGAAAGCCGCCGAAGAACGCTTCGACGTGATCATTGCCGACCCACCCGCCTTCATCAAGCGCAAGAAAGACCTGAAAAACGGCGAAGCGGCCTACCGCCGCCTGAACGAGCAGGCCATGCGCATGCTCAACAAGGACGGCATTCTGGTCAGCGCCTCGTGCTCGATGCACCTGCCCGAGGATGACCTGAACAACATCCTGCTGACCAGCGCCCGCCACCTCGACCGCAATATGCAGCTGCTCGAGCGCGGCGGCCAGGGCCCGGACCACCCGGTGCACCCGGCCATCGCCGAAACCCGCTACATCAAGAGCATCACCTGCCGGTTGCTGCCTAACAGCTGA
- the ilvD gene encoding dihydroxy-acid dehydratase, with translation MPDYRSKTSTQGRNMAGARALWRATGMKDEDFKKPIIAIANSFTQFVPGHVHLKDLGQLVAREIERAGGVAKEFNTIAVDDGIAMGHDGMLYSLPSREIIADAVEYMVNAHCADAIVCISNCDKITPGMLMAALRLNIPVIFVSGGPMEAGKTKLASHGLDLVDAMVIAADSSASDEKVAEYERSACPTCGSCSGMFTANSMNCLTEALGLALPGNGSTLATHADREQLFLTAGRTIVELCKRYYGENDESVLPRSIANFKAFENAMMLDIAMGGSTNTILHLLAAAQEGEVEFDLRDIDRLSRKVPQLCKVAPNIQKYHMEDVHRAGGIFSILGSLARGGLLHTDLPTVHSRSMEEAIAKWDITQTDDEAVHTFFKAGPAGIPTQTAFSQSTRWETLDDDRENGCIRSFEHAYSQEGGLAVLYGNIAQDGCVVKTAGVDESIHVFEGNAKIFESQDSAVRGILADEVKAGDIVIIRYEGPKGGPGMQEMLYPTSYLKSKGLGKACALLTDGRFSGGTSGLSIGHASPEAAAGGAIGLVRDGDKVLIDIPNRSINLLVSDEELAQRRVEQDKKGWKPAEVRPRKVTTALKAYALLATSADKGAVRNKAMLEGL, from the coding sequence ATGCCTGATTACCGTTCCAAGACTTCCACCCAAGGCCGCAACATGGCCGGCGCCCGTGCCCTGTGGCGCGCTACCGGGATGAAGGACGAAGACTTCAAGAAACCGATCATCGCCATCGCCAACTCGTTCACCCAGTTCGTCCCGGGCCACGTGCACCTGAAGGACCTGGGCCAGCTGGTCGCCCGCGAAATCGAACGCGCCGGTGGCGTGGCCAAGGAATTCAACACCATCGCGGTCGATGACGGCATCGCCATGGGCCACGACGGCATGCTGTACTCGCTGCCAAGCCGCGAGATCATCGCCGACGCCGTGGAATACATGGTCAACGCCCACTGTGCCGACGCCATCGTGTGCATTTCCAACTGCGACAAGATCACCCCCGGCATGCTGATGGCTGCCCTGCGCCTGAACATCCCGGTAATCTTCGTGTCCGGCGGCCCGATGGAAGCCGGCAAGACCAAACTGGCCAGCCACGGCCTGGACCTGGTCGACGCCATGGTCATCGCCGCCGATTCCTCGGCCTCCGACGAGAAAGTCGCCGAGTACGAGCGCAGTGCGTGCCCAACTTGCGGTTCGTGCTCCGGCATGTTCACCGCCAACTCGATGAACTGCCTGACCGAAGCCCTGGGCCTGGCCCTGCCGGGCAATGGTTCGACCCTGGCTACCCACGCCGACCGTGAGCAGCTGTTCCTCACCGCCGGCCGTACCATCGTCGAGCTGTGCAAGCGCTACTACGGCGAGAACGACGAGTCGGTACTGCCACGCAGCATCGCCAACTTCAAGGCGTTCGAGAACGCCATGATGCTGGACATCGCCATGGGCGGCTCGACCAACACCATCCTGCACCTGCTGGCTGCTGCCCAGGAAGGCGAAGTCGAGTTCGACCTGCGCGACATCGACCGCCTGTCGCGCAAAGTGCCGCAGCTGTGCAAAGTGGCGCCGAACATCCAGAAGTACCACATGGAGGACGTGCACCGCGCCGGCGGCATCTTCAGCATCCTCGGTTCGCTGGCCCGTGGCGGCCTGTTGCACACCGACCTGCCGACCGTGCACAGCCGCAGCATGGAAGAAGCCATCGCCAAGTGGGACATCACCCAGACCGATGACGAAGCGGTGCATACCTTCTTCAAGGCCGGCCCTGCCGGTATCCCGACCCAAACTGCCTTCAGCCAGTCGACCCGTTGGGAAACACTGGACGACGACCGTGAAAACGGCTGCATCCGCAGCTTCGAGCACGCCTACTCGCAAGAAGGCGGCCTGGCCGTGCTGTATGGCAACATCGCGCAGGATGGTTGCGTGGTGAAAACCGCTGGCGTTGACGAGTCGATCCACGTATTCGAAGGCAACGCGAAGATCTTCGAGAGCCAGGACAGCGCCGTGCGCGGCATCCTCGCCGACGAAGTAAAAGCCGGCGACATCGTGATCATTCGCTACGAAGGCCCGAAAGGTGGCCCGGGCATGCAGGAAATGCTGTACCCGACCTCGTACCTGAAGTCCAAAGGCCTGGGCAAGGCCTGTGCGCTGCTCACCGATGGCCGCTTCTCGGGCGGTACCTCGGGCCTGTCGATCGGCCATGCCTCGCCGGAAGCCGCTGCTGGCGGCGCCATCGGCCTGGTGCGCGACGGCGACAAGGTGCTGATCGACATCCCTAACCGCTCGATCAACCTGCTGGTAAGCGACGAAGAGCTGGCCCAGCGCCGCGTCGAGCAGGACAAAAAGGGCTGGAAACCAGCTGAAGTACGCCCACGCAAGGTGACCACCGCGCTGAAGGCCTATGCCCTACTGGCGACCAGTGCCGACAAGGGTGCTGTGCGTAACAAGGCGATGCTGGAAGGGCTGTAA